CGGTGCCAATCGCGCACCGCCAGCACGTTGCTCTGCGGATATAATGGAAACCCGGCCGGGTTGATCGGGGTCTGCCGCGCAGGCGTATGCGCGCACGAAACGAGCAGCGGCAGGAGTAGGACGACCAAGGTCACGCGCACGGAGGGTCGCTTCGAGGAGAAGGCGCTCAGGCCCCGTAAGCCCACCGGATGAAGTTCGACGACTTCTGGCCACGCTATCTCCTGGCGCATTCCGATCCGCGAACGCGCGCGCTGCACGTCGCCGGCACACTCGCCGGCACAGCGCTTGTCATCACCGCGCTCGCCGCACGAAAACCGTGGCTCGCCGCTATCGGCCTCGTCGCGGGATACGGACCGGCGTGGGCGTCGCACGCGCTCATCGAGCGCAACCGCCCGGAAACCTTTCGGGCGCCGATCGCGTCACTCCGTGCCGACTACATCATGGCGTGGCACGTGTTGCGTGGAACCATCGACGAGCAGTACGCAAAGATTCGCTCGTGAAACCGACGGACAAAGCTAAGGAACCTCTGAGCGGATTAATCAGAGGTTCCTTAACCCTTGCCGTCACATTCGTCGCCGTACCCGCCTCGTGGAAGCAGGAACTTGACGTGCGGTGGATTGTTCGAGCCGACTCGACCCTGCACGTACACCGCACGACGGCCGTTGAGCCCGCCCCCGTGAAACGTGATGACGCCGCCGCTCAGCGTGTTTCACCCCTAAGCAGCGCGCCCAGCTCGTCGTGGATCTTCCCATTGGTCGCGAGAATCGAGCCTGCGTCGAGCGCCGCTGCGCCGCCGTCGATGCGCGTGACCGTGCCTCCCGCTTC
The Candidatus Dormiibacterota bacterium DNA segment above includes these coding regions:
- a CDS encoding DUF962 domain-containing protein, whose translation is MKFDDFWPRYLLAHSDPRTRALHVAGTLAGTALVITALAARKPWLAAIGLVAGYGPAWASHALIERNRPETFRAPIASLRADYIMAWHVLRGTIDEQYAKIRS